One Tachyglossus aculeatus isolate mTacAcu1 unplaced genomic scaffold, mTacAcu1.pri scaffold_168_arrow_ctg1, whole genome shotgun sequence genomic window carries:
- the LOC119923275 gene encoding vomeronasal type-1 receptor 4-like, with protein MNLVEISFAILFPLQVVLGVLENVDLLLLSVSSSLRSIEQILTHLALANTLVLLSKGIPEAMEAWRIKKFLDAIGCKILIYCSRVGRGLSICMTYLLSVFQAITISPGTSFWATLKAKAPMCITPSCLLFWILSLSLDVPSLMYITGPKNKTNTRNIFNLIYCSSVSLPSGVTHGLSTVFILWDLIFVELMSAASGYMVCVLRRHHRLVHHLHGSSHSPRVMPEVSAAKRVIALVTLYVLLYGNNTITLNALLDNKIDSPLLLNVHMTLSLFFPTAVAEPYAAKRDVVLALMGGAYWDRLLLMGAWSLLFLAEQCQV; from the exons ATGAATCTGGTGGAGATCTCCTTTGCCATCCTGTTTCCACTGCAAGTAGTCCTGGGGGTCTTGGAGAATGTAGACCTCCTCTTACTCTCTGTCAGCTCCAGCCTGAGGTCCATTGAGCAGATCCTCACCCATCTGGCTTTGGCCAACACCTTGGTCCTTCTTAGCAAGGGTATCCCGGAGGCCATGGAAGCTTGGAGAATAAAAAAATTCCTGGACGCTATTGGTTGCAAAATCCTCATTTACTGTTCCCGGGTGGGCCGTGGCCTGTCCATCTGCATGACCTATCTCCTGAGTGtcttccaggccatcaccatcagtccaGGCACCTCCTTCTGGGCCACACTCAAAGCCAAGGCCCCGATGTGCATCACACCCTCTTGTCTCCTCTTCTGGATCCTCAGTCTGAGCCTGGATGTCCCTTCCCTGATGTACATAACCGGTCCCAAGAACAAGACCAATACTCGAAATATATTCAATTTAATATACTGTTCCTCAGTCAGTCTCCCCTCAGGAGTCACCCATGGACTTTCAACTGTTTTCATTCTCTGGGACCTGATCTTTGTGGAGCTCATGAGTGCAGCCAGTGGCTATATGGTATGTGTCCTGCGCAGACACCACCGACTGGTCCACCATCTTCATGGATCCAGCCACTCTCCCAGAGTGATGCCCGAGGTGAGCGCAGCTAAGAGAGTCATTGCCCTGGTGACTCTATATGTCCTCCTTTATGGAAACAACACAATCACATTGAATGCTTTACTGGACAACAAGATAGATTCTCCCCTCTTGTTGAATGTCCACATGACTCTGTCACTCTTTTTCCCCACT GCTGTGGCCGAGCCCTATGCAGCCAAGAGAGACGTTGTACTGGCTCTGATGGGAGGAGCCTACTGGGACAGACTCCTCCTTATGGGAGCTTGGTCTTTGCTGTTTCTGGCAGAACAGTGCCAGGTCTGA
- the LOC119923287 gene encoding olfactory receptor class A-like protein 1 → MDGTAISFGVVMLLQVTIGILVNVILLLFYIRTMSKSPMIRSLDLIFSHLTLANTIILLSIGIPETMSAWGQRKFLDDVACKILMYLYRTTRGFAICTTCLLSMFQAVTISPVTSRWIRIKAKLPRCIIPSCLLSWIFSMLIDLSTLMHMKGPQNSSLVQIMLDLKYCTKVGVSAESALVITVVLSLRDLFFVLLMSVASGYVLFILYRHHQRVLHLHGPGRSSGEMPEVRAAKRVITLVALYVLFYVRQSVMLSVIFSVKENLSLLVNCQMILGFAFPVICPFLIIHGDRRIKAFWKKESPASDEDFP, encoded by the coding sequence ATGGATGGTACTGCCATCTCCTTTGGGGTTGTGATGCTATTACAGGTCACCATTGGGATCCTAGTGAATGtgattctcctcctattttaTATCCGCACAATGTCCAAAAGCCCCATGATCCGCTCCTTGGATTTGATTTTCAGTCACCTGACTTTGGCCAACACCATAATTCTCCTTTCCATTGGAATCCCAGAGACCATGTCAGCCTGGGGACAGAGAAAGTTCCTAGATGACGTTGCATGTAAAATCCTTATGTATCTTTACCGAACGACCCGAGGTTTCGCCATCTGTACCACCTGCCTCCTAAGCATGTTCCAGGCCGTCACCATCAGCCCCGTCACCTCCCGCTGGATACGAATTAAAGCCAAATTACCTAGATGCatcatcccctcctgcctcctgtcctggATTTTCAGTATGCTAATAGACTTGAGTACACTAATGCACATGAAAGGCCCCCAGAACAGTAGCCTTGTCCAAATCATGTTAGACCTCAAATATTGCACAAAAGTAGGTGTCAGTGCAGAATCCGCTCTGGTAATCACGGTCGTGCTCTCCCTGAGGGATCTGTTCTTCGTACTGCTCATGAGTGTGGCCAGTGGCTACGTGTTGTTTATCCTGTACAGGCACCACCAACGAGTCCTGCATCTCCACGGACCCGGCCGCTCTTCTGGGGAGATGCCCGAGGTCAGAGCAGCCAAGAGGGTCATAACCCTCGTCGCACTCTACGTCCTCTTTTATGTGCGACAGTCAGTCATGCTGAGTGTTATATTCAGCGTGAAGGAAAATTTGTCTCTGCTGGTGAATTGCCAAATGATATTAGGATTCGCTTTTCCAGTCATTTGTCCATTTTTGATCATTCATGGTGATAGGAGAATAAAGGCAttctggaaaaaggaatcacctgcTTCCGATGaagattttccatag
- the LOC119923273 gene encoding olfactory receptor class A-like protein 1 produces MNATELPFGILLLLQITIGILVNVFLLLFYVHLGSTTHKLNSPDLILAQLSLTNTTILLTFGIRETMSAWGLRKFLDDVGCINLPYLYQVPRSLAICSTCLLSIFQTITISPSTSWWAGVKAKLPKCIIPSCVLSWIINMLMEFDIVMNLTSPQNGSDVQIILDLKYCTSVSEATPLIISIVHSFRDLFFVGLMTVESGYMVFVLRRHQWLFRHLHGPGHSSRAMTEVRVSKRVIALVTLYVLFYGRQSIMLSTIMNMKENSPLLVNAHMALGFTLSVISPFLIIHSDRRMRAFWIRESLVFNMAS; encoded by the coding sequence atgaatgccactgaactCCCCTTTGGAATCCTGCTTCTGTTACAGATCACCATTGGGATTTTGGTAAATGTATTTCTCCTCCTATTTTATGTCCACTTGGGATCCACCACTCATAAACTCAACTCCCCAGACCTGATCCTTGCCCAGCTGTCCTTGACCaacaccacaattcttcttacCTTTGGGATCAGAGAGACCATGTCGGCTTGGGGACTGAGAAAATTCCTGGATGATGTGGGATGTATAAATCTCCCTTACCTTTACCAAGTGCCCCGGAGCCTGGCCATCTGCTCCACCTGCCTTCTGAGCATATTCCAGACCATCACTATCAGTCCCAgcacctcctggtgggcaggagttAAAGCCAAATTACCCAAGTGCATCATCCCCTCctgtgtcctctcctggatcaTCAATATGCTGATGGAGTTTGATATTGTGATGAACCTAACAAGCCCCCAGAACGGCAGCGATGTCCAAATCATATTAGATCTCAAATACTGcaccagtgtcagtgaagctactCCCCTCATAATTTCAATCGTGCACTCCTTCCGGGATCTGTTCTTTGTGGGACTCATGACGGTGGAGAGTGGCTACATGGTGTTTGTCCTGCGCAGACATCAATGGCTGTTTCGGCACCTTCACGGTCCTGGCCACTCCTCCAGGGCGATGACTGAGGTCCGAGTGTCCAAGAGAGTCATTGCCCTGGTGACCCTCTATGTCCTCTTCTATGGGCGGCAGTCAATCATGCTGAGTACTATAATGAACATGAAAGAAAATTCTCCTCTGCTGGTGAATGCCCACATGGCTTTAGGATTCACCTTATCAGTCATTAGTCCTTTCTTGATTATTCACAGCGACAGGAGAATGAGAGCATTCTGGATCAGAGAATCTCTTGTTTTCAATATGGCTTCCTAA